Below is a window of Agrobacterium vitis DNA.
TCTTCCTCTTCATCCTCACCCTCGACGGTGGGCCTGAGGACGATATCGGTCTCGGCCACGTCGTCATCGTCTTCGGGAAAGGCACGTTCCACGCCGATAGCCTCGACAATCGCATCGCGCAGGTCAATCATCCCCTGGCCGTGTTCGGCGGAAATCGGCACCGGTTCGCCAAGGCCAAGCGTGAAGGCGTCGTAGAAGCCTCCATCCGAGCCACGGGCTTCGGACTTGTTGGCCACCAGCACCACCGGCTTGCCGCGCTTGCGCAGCATATCGGCCAGCGCCTTGTCCACATGGGTCAGGCCCATTTTCGCATCGACCACGAACAGCGACAGATCGGCCTCGTCGATGGCGATTTCGGTCTGGGCGCGCATCCGGCCTTCCAGCGTGTCGGCGCCCGCCTCTTCCAGACCGGCGGTATCGACGATGTGGAAGCGCAGGTCCACCAGCTTGGCCTCACCGGGCCGCCGGTCGCGGGTCACGCCCGGCGTGTCATCGACAAGCGCCAGTTTCTTGCCGACCAGACGGTTGAACAAGGTGGATTTGCCGACATTGGGACGTCCGACGATGGCGACGGTAAAGCTCATGATAATTTGGTATCCGGTTATATCCAGCCCGTCTTCAAGCGGACTTTAAAACAGTAGCGCATCGGAGCGAAACCTGTGAAGCGGTTTTCGATCCGATGCGTGAGAGCATATTGGGCGACGGCGCAACAACTGTGCGCCAACAACCCGTTGAAAGTATCAGGACGCCTTGCCAGCGGCAGCGATATTGTCCAGCATGATCTGGGCGCGATTGGCCACGTTGCGCGGTGCTTCGCTATCCTCGGTAATCTGCTGGAACCATTCGCGGGCGCGTTCCATCTGGCCAGCCTTATAGGCGGCAAGACCGAGCGCCTCACGGGCGGAATGGCGCAGGCCCTGGCCGGGAACCGCCAGCGCTTCGACCTCAGTGGACACCTGTTCATAGGTGCCGTTGTCGATCAGCAGCCAGGCGGCGCGGATATGGGCGACATCGCGGATCACTTGCGGAACGCTGTTATCCTTGCCGATGGCGGTAAAGGCATCAATCGCCGCTTTGGCATCGCCCTTCTCCGCCATGAGGGAGGCCGCCCGAAGCTTCGCCAGCACCGGATAGGCGCCGAAGCCGTCTTTTTCCAGGGCTTGCAGATCGCTCAGTGCCTGATCATTCTTGCCATCTGTCGCCAGCTTGGTCGCCGCTAGGAAACGGTCGCCGGACTTGGAGGAACGGTCATCCGTATAATAATCATAAAGCCGGTATCCGGCAGTGCCCACCACGATCAGCACGGCAATGCCAATGAACACTGGCCCCAGACGCCGCCAGAAACGGCGCATCTGTTCGGAGCGAAGCTCGTCATTGACTTCGCGGATAAAGCTGTCGTTCTGATTTGCCATCACATTGTCCGGATATCTGAGCCTGTCGAATACATAACAAGATGCAGGGCCTTCTACCCGATTTTTGCGCCGATGTAAGGGGGAGAAGGGCAAAACACCCATCTCCCCATCAAAAAGCGCGATTACATCGGCAATGGCGAGACGCCGATCAGCACTTCATGCAGCTTGAGAAGGATAGCGACATAGGCGACCAGACCGATGACCACGGCATAGACATCGTATTTGGCCGACACGAACGGCCCGCGCACCAGCAGACCCGCCCGCTCGCGGCGCTTCAAGGAAATCCGCAGAATGACACCCCAAGCCAGCAACCAGCCGAACAGCAGGATCGAGCGCAGGTCGCCGTTGGACAGAAGATGCGCCAGCGCCCAGATCTTCACCGAGAGAACCATGGGATGCTTGGTTTTTGCAGCGATATGGCCAGCCGGGAGAAGGCTGGCCACCAGACAGATCATCGCGATGACCATCAGGGTCAGCGTCAGATGGGTCATGCCAGCGGGTGGAAACCAGACATTGACGATTGGCGCGATACTGTAGCCATAGGCAATAATGGCAATGCCCAGCAGAGACAGGACTGAAAACAGCGACTTCCAGCCGTTCAGGCTGAGGCGGGCCACCATGGAATCGCGAAAGCCCGGCGCAATCGTCCGGGTGAGATGCACCAATGTGAAAAACAACAGACCGAGAATAAGGACAGACATAAAAATCCCCCGCGAATGAAAGACCATAGAGATAGCCGGTCGGCCTGCTCTTGACCAGCCTGCATAATTTGGGGGGAACGACCGTAAACGCCAGACGATTGGGCGAACGATCCAGCCATGACCATCAAAGCTTCGCCGCATTTGCCCGGCAAGCAGCGCAATCGTTCTAGGTTTTTTCGCGTCGTATCGTCCGAAATCCTGTTTCCACTTTTCGGTCCGATACTCTGTTCACAACAAGGTTGTTCGCTTGGCACCGTTTCGCCCGCTTTTCTCCTCATCGCTTCGAACCATCCTGGCCGCGCTCTGCATGCCGGGCATCGCCATTGCCCAGAACGCGGATGAAGTGCCGCAAAAGCCGAAGCAATTGCTGCTGATTTCCTTCGATGGTGCCGCCGATAACCGGCTGTGGGACCGCAGCGGTGAGATCGCCAGCCGGGCCAATGCCCACTTCACCTATTTTCTGTCCTGCACGACGCTGATTGCCCGAGGGCCAGCCTCGAAAGCCTATCAAGCACCAGGCCAAAAGCCCGGCAAGTCCAA
It encodes the following:
- a CDS encoding tetratricopeptide repeat protein, which translates into the protein MANQNDSFIREVNDELRSEQMRRFWRRLGPVFIGIAVLIVVGTAGYRLYDYYTDDRSSKSGDRFLAATKLATDGKNDQALSDLQALEKDGFGAYPVLAKLRAASLMAEKGDAKAAIDAFTAIGKDNSVPQVIRDVAHIRAAWLLIDNGTYEQVSTEVEALAVPGQGLRHSAREALGLAAYKAGQMERAREWFQQITEDSEAPRNVANRAQIMLDNIAAAGKAS
- a CDS encoding NnrU family protein; translation: MSVLILGLLFFTLVHLTRTIAPGFRDSMVARLSLNGWKSLFSVLSLLGIAIIAYGYSIAPIVNVWFPPAGMTHLTLTLMVIAMICLVASLLPAGHIAAKTKHPMVLSVKIWALAHLLSNGDLRSILLFGWLLAWGVILRISLKRRERAGLLVRGPFVSAKYDVYAVVIGLVAYVAILLKLHEVLIGVSPLPM